From a region of the Paenibacillus sp. R14(2021) genome:
- a CDS encoding sugar ABC transporter permease — protein sequence MDTKSERKRLRTRWRTQDTELTLLALPTTIWYILFCFLPMFGVIIAFKNFKIFGGFLSNIIHSEWSGFKNFEFLFKSNDAWVVIRNTLGYNLIFIILGIAVPVILALMVGQLHSRKASKVYQTMMFLPYFLSWVVVSAVMWAFLSFDKGIANQFLTGMGKDPVNWYMEKEYWPYFLVFMNMWKGLGYGMVVYLATITGIDSTYYEAAVIDGASKWQQARFITLPLMKFVIVMMFILSVGRIFYTDFGLFFQVPRDSNSLFTVTTTVDVLVFKQLKTATVGMASASAFVQSVLGCATILIANWIVRRVDPDSAMM from the coding sequence ATGGACACGAAGAGCGAGCGAAAGCGCCTGCGAACGCGTTGGCGTACACAGGATACCGAATTGACGCTGCTGGCCTTGCCGACGACCATCTGGTATATCTTGTTTTGCTTCTTGCCGATGTTCGGGGTCATTATTGCGTTCAAAAACTTTAAAATCTTCGGGGGCTTCCTAAGTAATATCATTCACAGCGAATGGTCCGGATTCAAAAATTTCGAGTTTCTGTTCAAGTCCAACGATGCTTGGGTCGTCATCCGCAATACGCTGGGCTACAATCTCATCTTCATTATTCTGGGTATCGCGGTGCCTGTCATCTTAGCGCTTATGGTTGGTCAGCTGCACAGCCGCAAGGCAAGCAAAGTGTATCAAACGATGATGTTCCTGCCGTATTTCCTGTCTTGGGTCGTCGTTTCCGCAGTCATGTGGGCGTTTCTAAGCTTTGATAAGGGTATTGCTAACCAATTCCTTACCGGTATGGGCAAGGATCCCGTGAACTGGTATATGGAGAAAGAATATTGGCCGTATTTCCTCGTCTTCATGAACATGTGGAAGGGACTTGGCTACGGCATGGTTGTCTATTTGGCGACCATCACCGGCATCGACAGCACGTATTACGAGGCTGCCGTAATCGACGGTGCCTCTAAGTGGCAGCAAGCACGCTTTATTACGCTGCCGCTCATGAAGTTTGTTATCGTCATGATGTTCATCTTGTCGGTCGGACGTATTTTCTACACGGATTTCGGTCTGTTCTTCCAGGTGCCGCGGGATTCCAATTCGCTGTTCACGGTCACGACCACCGTTGACGTTCTCGTATTCAAGCAGCTCAAGACCGCTACGGTAGGCATGGCGTCCGCTTCCGCTTTCGTACAATCCGTGCTGGGCTGCGCGACCATTCTGATCGCTAACTGGATCGTTCGCCGCGTAGATCCGGACAGCGCCATGATGTAA